From the uncultured Methanomethylovorans sp. genome, the window CCACAAGCGGTTATGTTAACATGACCAATGTTACATTCTCCCCCGAGTCTGATTACCTGAGACCAGGTGACTCTGCAACCATTCCATTTACTCAATACGAGAGTGAATATATTACTGGTGCAGGGTTCTATGATGGTGATATTCATCTTACAGTTGCTATTGGTACACCATTCAAGGTAAGTGTAATCGACAAGGAAACCGGACAGACTGTTTACACTTCAGCAGTTACACTGAACCCATAAATACCCCTATGGGTTCCTTTTTTTCTTTTTTTTCAGAAGCTAGTTATCAAAAGAAAAGGTTTGTATCGGGGTTATAATTCGCCTCTAAAAAAGTCATGAAATTAATCTCATTTCAGCCATCTGAAATATACATTGAATATCTATGTTATCTAATTAGACTATATTATTATCTATAATAGCTATATTTATTATCAAAAAACTAACTTTTATATACATGTACGTTTTTGTAATTCCATCGAAAAACGCCCTGTCAATAGGGATTTTTAGAGAGGAGTAAAAAGTACATATGGTAGATGACTCTCACATGTTCTAAGTTTTTTGTGTGCATGTGAAGAACATTTTTCCAGTGAATACTATGCATAGTCATACTCCAACAGAAGAGGTGAATATAATAATGAAAATGTTAAAAGATTCAAAAGCTGTGTCGCCAGTTATCGGTGTGATGCTCATGCTGGTCGTGACCGTGATACTGGCAGCAGCGGTAAGCTCAACAAGCAGCGGACTAATGAAATCATCAGATGCAGCACCCAGCGCTGTTTTTGATGTAAAAGTAGTCATGACTCCGGCTGGTTCCATGGGAAATCCAGATCCATCTATGATGACAATCACAGAAGTAACAGGAGACGCAATAGATACTAAGGATCTGAAGATAGTAACTATAAATCCCAATGCAGCCGGTGATAACAAGACCATGGAAGTGGTACCTGGAGAAATAAACTGTTGCAGAGTCAGCAGCAAAGGAATAATATCCTACGGAATCATGCCTTATCTCAACAATGGAGTCACTTATTTTGGAACACAAACTGAAGCAGGATTTGCCAAAAACTTCGGGAATTATACTTTGAAGCCTGGAGTAATAATGGTTGCGGATAACTATGGATATACCGACAGCAATAACGTGTATTCTTACACTGCACCACTGTGGAATGCCGCTACAGGTGCATATGAAGGTGACGAGGATGAAAGGACCGGTATGCAGGCAATGTTCGCAGACTGGGCCAATGTGTCCTCAGGAGACTTTGTCACTATCAAGATAATTCATACTCCAACTCAGAAAGTAATATACCAGAGCGAAGTGGAGGTGGAGTAAAATGGTAAAACTCTTCTCAAATGAAAAAGCAGTATCTCCTGTCATAGGTGTAATGCTAATGATAGTAGTGACAGTTGTGCTTGCAGCTGCTGTAAGTTCATTTGCTTCCAGTACTAGTACACAGGATGCAGCTCCACAGGCAACTTTCTCTGTTGATTCATCTTCCCAGAGCGACGGATACATTCAGATGAGTCACCTTGGAGGGGACATATTGACCAAGGCAAACCTGAAGATTGCTGTCTCAACCGGCTCCAGGCTAAGTGGTTATGTAAACATGAGCAATGTCACTTTCTCTCCGGAATCTGATTATCTCCGACCCGGAGACAGTGTAAAGATAGCTTTCTTAAAAACAGAATATGAAGGCGATGACAGAGCTACTTTCAAAAGCCCAGATGTAAAATTAAATATCTATGTTGGTACACCGTATAAGATAAAGTTTATCGACACCAACAGCGGACAGACCATTTATGAAACCAGTACTGTAATGAACCCATAACCTTGGGTTCTTTATTTTTTTTAAATTCATCTTGATAG encodes:
- a CDS encoding type IV pilin N-terminal domain-containing protein; this translates as MKMLKDSKAVSPVIGVMLMLVVTVILAAAVSSTSSGLMKSSDAAPSAVFDVKVVMTPAGSMGNPDPSMMTITEVTGDAIDTKDLKIVTINPNAAGDNKTMEVVPGEINCCRVSSKGIISYGIMPYLNNGVTYFGTQTEAGFAKNFGNYTLKPGVIMVADNYGYTDSNNVYSYTAPLWNAATGAYEGDEDERTGMQAMFADWANVSSGDFVTIKIIHTPTQKVIYQSEVEVE
- a CDS encoding type IV pilin N-terminal domain-containing protein; the protein is MVKLFSNEKAVSPVIGVMLMIVVTVVLAAAVSSFASSTSTQDAAPQATFSVDSSSQSDGYIQMSHLGGDILTKANLKIAVSTGSRLSGYVNMSNVTFSPESDYLRPGDSVKIAFLKTEYEGDDRATFKSPDVKLNIYVGTPYKIKFIDTNSGQTIYETSTVMNP